The following are from one region of the Syngnathus acus chromosome 10, fSynAcu1.2, whole genome shotgun sequence genome:
- the htr2cl1 gene encoding 5-hydroxytryptamine (serotonin) receptor 2C, G protein-coupled-like 1, whose protein sequence is MGSLATAPLGGFGTTTAAASPEVAGRTCWPGNGSPELNESLGTVVATSAGVDNLTLEGVTSSAMKEKNWPALLILVIIALTVGGNILVILAVSLEKKLQNATNFFLRSLAVADMLVGILVMPISLINILYDYAWPLPSALCPIWIYLDVLFSTASIMHLCAISLDRYVAIRNPIEHSRFNSRTKAMMKIAAVWTISIGVSMPIPVIGLHNEDKVFVNGSCVLNEERFILIGSFVAFFIPLVIMVVTYGLTIQVLQRQATVFLCEAKTSSQQPLQPSASEIHAQASPEAPELKPASEPGILLSVSTSESVSILPGSEATSQLSSPAAGPGRSDGGGCHGRRGMMQAIKNERRASKVLGIVFFLFLVMWCPFFITNVTLVLCGTSCGESLLHEMLNVFVWVGYISSGVNPLVYTLFNKTYRRAFSSYIRCRYNMGANANVVGAGQVFKNPLMAAPPSSSHAVTPLLVDGHRKPSAERGNCRNGGQPPPDSEDATDDGTQTAGGVVPSLSLCHDVGGAFSETEAETEEQELSLVSCSTASTVHTSSV, encoded by the exons ATGGGCAGCCTGGCGACGGCTCCCCTCGGCGGCTTTGGGaccaccaccgccgccgcctccccgGAGGTCGCGGGCCGGACGTGCTGGCCGGGTAATGGCTCACCAGAGCTCAACGAGAGCCTCGGCACGGTGGTGGCTACGAGTGCCGGCGTGGACAACTTGACGTTGGAGGGGGTCACTAGCTCGGCCATGAAGGAGAAGAACTGGCCGGCGTTGCTCATCCTGGTCATCATCGCGCTGACCGTCGGCGGCAATATCCTGGTCATCCTGGCCGTCTCACTGGAGAAGAAGCTTCAAAACGCCACCAATTTCTTCTTGAGGTCTCTGGCGGTGGCCGACATGCTGGTGGGCATCCTGGTCATGCCCATCTCACTCATCAACATCCTGTACG ATTACGCTTGGCCCCTGCCCAGCGCATTGTGTCCCATCTGGATCTACCTGGACGTCCTGTTCTCCACCGCCTCCATCATGCACCTGTGCGCCATCTCGCTGGACCGCTACGTAGCTATCCGCAACCCCATCGAGCACAGCCGCTTCAACTCCAGGACCAAAGCCATGATGAAGATTGCTGCCGTCTGGACAATATCCATAG GCGTCTCCATGCCCATCCCGGTGATCGGCCTCCACAACGAAGACAAGGTCTTTGTCAACGGCAGCTGCGTGCTCAACGAGGAGCGCTTCATACTGATCGGCTCCTTTGTGGCCTTCTTCATCCCGCTGGTCATCATGGTGGTGACGTACGGCCTCACCATTCAAGTGCTGCAGAGACAGGCCACTGTTTTCCTGTGCGAGGCCAAGACGTCCTCCCAGCAGCCTTTGCAGCCCTCCGCCTCGGAGATCCACGCGCAAGCCTCGCCCGAAGCACCGG AGCTCAAGCCGGCGTCTGAGCCCGGTATCCTCCTCAGCGTCTCCACGTCGGAAAGCGTTAGCATCCTTCCGGGATCAGAGGCCACGTCGCAGCTCAGCTCGCCGGCCGCCGGGCCCGGACGGAGCGATGGCGGCGGTTGCCACGGGCGACGGGGGATGATGCAGGCCATCAAGAACGAGAGGCGGGCCTCCAAG GTGTTGGGAAttgtcttcttcctcttccttgtAATGTGGTGTCCCTTTTTCATCACCAACGTCACCCTGGTGCTGTGTGGCACCTCCTGCGGCGAGTCACTGCTTCACGAGATGCTCAACGTCTTCGTGTGGGTGGGCTACATCTCGTCGGGGGTCAACCCGCTCGTGTACACGCTCTTCAACAAGACCTACAGGAGAGCCTTCTCCAGCTACATCCGCTGTCGCTACAACATGGGTGCCAATGCCAACGTTGTCGGGGCCGGCCAGGTCTTCAAGAACCCACTTATGGCGGCGCCGCCGTCGTCCTCGCATGCCGTCACGCCGCTCCTAGTGGACGGCCACAGGAAGCCGAGCGCCGAACGGGGTAACTGTCGAAACGGCGGTCAGCCGCCACCTGACTCGGAGGACGCCACGGACGACGGGACACAAACGGCGGGAGGCGTGGTGCCGAGCCTCTCCCTGTGCCACGACGTTGGCGGGGCCTTTTCCGAAACCGAAGCTGAAACAGAGGAACAGGAGCTGTCGCTCGTTAGCTGCAGCACCGCCTCCACGGTCCACACAAGCAGCGTGTGA